In a single window of the Schistocerca americana isolate TAMUIC-IGC-003095 chromosome X, iqSchAmer2.1, whole genome shotgun sequence genome:
- the LOC124554765 gene encoding uncharacterized protein LOC124554765: MQRFYASHGRMRIYAAPRNTVPVVVSPPSVSPVHNQPTIQRKIIDINSGNDSQDSDEDLVKTPVRKGYQSAEEKIQAELQEMQKREEELRLLRAKLFAQSQPNLLSIGSIEEEEINHINGNGGKQTLQSAQSIPNLLDSDDSLDVSQDPASQKFQKNSPRKRSALIAEWESRIQKNSEH, from the exons ATGCAGAGGTTTTATGCATCACATGGAAGGATGAGAATTTATGCTGCTCCAAGGAATACTGTACCTGTTGTTGTTTCTCCTCCTTCTGTTTCACCTGTACATAACCAGCCTACAATTCAAAGGAAGATCATTGACATCAATAGTGGGAATGATTCACAG GATTCAGATGAAGACCTGGTAAAGACTCCAGTGAGAAAGGGCTACCAATCAGCTGAAGAGAAGATACAAGCAGAGTTACAAGAGATGCAAAAACGGGAAGAAGAATTGAG GTTGCTGAGAGCAAAACTATTTGCTCAGTCACAGCCAAATCTTTTGAGCATTGGTAGTATTGAGGAAGAAGAAATTAATCATATCAATGGTAATGGAGGGAAACAGACTTTGCAGAGTGCACAGTCTATTCCAAACctcttagattctgatgattcattgGATGTTTCACAGGATCCGGCTTCACAAAAG tttcagaaaaattccCCAAGAAAAAGAAGTGCACTGATTGCTGAGTGGGAGAGCAGGATCCAAAAAAATTCAGAGCATTGA